ATGTCAAAAAGTGTTTGGAAGCTAATTTCAAATCTTCATATATTACTAATGAAGTTCGGTAGGGATTGACTATGGAACGGTAGTTTCCACAAACTCCAGAAATAGTTGTGTTGTTATGGTGCACTTCCATAATGCCTTTTTCATGGCATAGTTTTGCCTAATCTGATTCTCCTTCTACTATaagatgttaatattttttggaatttttgtgATAACTAAAGGTACTATACTGGTTATCCAAAGGATCTTGGACCATCCAAGGTTATTCATTTTACATCTGAGCGTGAGTTTGTCACACTTCTTCATGAAGGTTTTCCTGTGGTTGTTGCATTTACTATCAGGTAATCTGGAGTCAGCTGCTGAATTCTTACTCGGTTCCCTCTATTTGAACTTGACTTTGGTTTTAATGGAAAGGAAAAGTGAAAAGatttaataataactaataactaCTACTTATTTGATAATGCAGGGGGAATTACACTCGACATCTTGACAAAGTATTGGAAGAAGCTGCTGTTGAGTTTTATCCTCATGTAAAATTTATGCGTGTaagttatttttcataattaatgtGCTCGTGCAACTGTTGACAACCATATCAATAGCATCTCTCGTGATGCAGCATAGCTCTTGTCTCATTAGATTGAACCAGaattacaaaaacacaaacacatatactCACACAGCACAGTTCATCACGACAGTTTTcctgtctttttattttattgcgtgattattattattttcttgggTTTGGGCTATGTATTTTCTGTGCACTCTGTAGCATATTATTGTGCATTGGTGAAATGGTTTTGTTCTGGAGCTTTGCAGGTTGAATGTCCGAAATATCCTGGGTTTTGTATAACTCGGCAAAAGAAGGAGTATCCATTCATTGAAATATTTCACAGTCCAACACAGGTATGGTGTTCCTTACCTGTTCATCACTGTTGCATCACTTCATTGCATAAATTTCCTTCGGGAAAAGTCAtataagattttcttttaatggaATGGTTGATCAGAAAGCACGTATTCTGCAGCAGCAATATGGTTTCTATTAATCGGTTAATCTGTTCATTGACTACCACCCCATGTAAATCCTTTTGTAATTTGAGACTTGTGTTCCTCTATACAGGCAGATAAACAGGGAAGGGTGGCTGATCCGAATATTACTAAATACAGTGTTAAAGTCTTGCCTGtaagttgtttttgtttaaattaagtCTGAATTGCACCTTGAGAATCCTTTTTCAGGCTAACTGATACCTATCactgattattattattattattttgaatttttaactcTTCTCAAACGTATGTTTATAGTGAGTTATACATAGGTAGTAAGTCTAGTAATCTACCAGTAAGTCACTagaaaagttatcaaaattttgtACATGCCTGACATACACTCACTTGCATCTGTGAGATGTAATATTTTAtccaatttcaatttaattttatgcaCTTGCAGTTCAACTACGATTTAAGCGCTTATGGATTTAGAGAATTCTTCAAGCGACACGGTATGTGGTCATCAGATTCAAAGTAAGTTCCAGCGGAAGGGTTTTATGTTTCATATGTTGAAGAGCCACCTAATCATACTCTCTACCTATCTATCTGTCAGTATATCATCACAAGTTAACAACTAATGGCCAATATTATTTGGTTTAAGTTCTCGTCTGGGGCTTTATTCATTGTTCCTTTGTGTTGGCATCTTAGTATTTCCATGTTTATGTTCTCCAACTTCTAGAATAGAACCTACAAGACGTTTCTCATCAATCCCTATCTGTTAATTTGTCTATCAACTACTTGAATCCTAGAGGCTTCTTTGGAAAGCAAGATAAACTGCTTGTCTTAAAAGTTGGATATGCGATATATTCTTTTGTGTTCTATAAATTGAGTGAGAAATTATTGCAATGGTGATATATGCTTTGAGTATTCATAATTTAGCATGCTTCTACCATAtttgatgttgataatatagttattaaacATTACATCTTGtaataactttaaaacaaatctatatttcttttatcagcCCTAGTCATACACAGTCATACACTTATATTCtcataatttgtaaataaaaagtCTTTCTGAACTTTTAATAGTgcataacatttttttacagtAGTTTCTAAagctataaaagaaaaaggatccTTAAGAGTACAACTGTCAATCGCATAATCCAATTACTACATGCAAAATTCGAGTCAAGCAACAATAATATCGACATATATAGACAGAGCAAAATAATCTGAGTttacaatttttcataaaaggattcaaaatttcaagaatcaatttgaatttttcttattttctggAAGTTATGCGAgaacatgtaatatttttaaaaaccagAAAATTGATTTACCCTTCAACAGTTTTCTTTCGTGGAAATTTATCAGTATTTGGAGCTTTGGTATCATGTCAACCCTTTACACTTGGGGAGGGAAAGTTGAGGAGAGGTTCTAACTAGGGGCTTCTCCCCCACCTCCAAGCTTTGCCCCTGCACttctaaacttttttatttttattttttatgtttaaactGTCCTTctaaggtaattttttttttctttcttataattATCCCATCTATATACCAACCagtttttggtttttaatttgttttaaacgTGTTTTActcattttagtttaataaattatattttaaaatattaaaatattaacgcatattaaattatattacccattaacatatattaaattatactaaaatattgGATTAAATAATACTGATAAAATTATTTGCAGCCTTTCTTGGGGGCCACAAGTTATACTTCTAAGAACCTAAAAAATATCTTGATGGGATGAACTTAGAAAAACTTGTTCGAATCCTTAAAGTCCACGGGTTCGAGCTTCAACAAGATAGTAtgctaaagaaagaaaatagtaCAACTCTCAATGCTTAGAAGCTTACAAAAAGGACACCAACAAAAGCATTCAAGAGTGAAGAACTCACAAAAGAGTCTAACGAGGAAGAAGACTTTaacgaagaagaagaggaagatgaactATCGTTTATCATAAGGAGATTCCACTCTAGgtggaaaaaaaagaaacatttcttTTAGAGGGAGAAGTATCAAATCAATCTCAAGAGTGAtcgaaaggaaaaaagaaaagaaggatcaATAATTTGCTACAAGTGCAAGAAACTAGGACATTTAAGTTAGAATGTCCAGATCTGAAAAAGCCTTAAAAGAAGGtaatcttcaacaagaagaAAGTTCTCATGAGAACAAAGAGGCCAACAAatgttcttcaagaaaaagaagacataTATTACTTAGGAGGAAAATAGTAACTCTACAACAAGCTTAAGCGATTTTGATGAGCAAACCAACATATGTTTGACGATTGATGATGACATCTCTAAAAATCAAGTAAGTAATCTCTAACGATTCTGAAAATTCAGAttatagtgaaagtgaattacttgacatgtataaaaaaatattatttgaataagagAAATTAGATACtgctcataaaaaaattaaagaaggaatttaaagaattaaaattaactcatgaaaatattcttgaagaaataaggatttgaaaaatacaattttgtattatgaaaaagataaatatatcaaaattgaagaatgtgtttcttgtttaaataaaaagatgacTCTAAATAAAACAACCAACGTTGAATGGagtaataattcaaaaattaaaaaggttgttaaacatattcctaaaaataattataattattatgattataattataggAATAAAATTCGAAATgttcctaaaaataattataataattataattataaaaataaaatcaaatatgttcctaactataattaaaattactattatgactataattataaaattaaaaataatagaatccaTAAAATTTGGGTAAAAAAAAggaactaataataataataggaaaCCAAATGTTGCTACATGTTTCTATTGCATAAAAAGGGTCATACATCGAATAAATGCAAACTAAAACATTATGATGTTCCTTGTGGAGAATATACTttggttataaaataatttaaatatttgtctaaCTAACCCAAAGGACCCAATGGTTGGGTACCTAAAATAGTTTGTTCTCTTTCTATTTCGCAGATAAGTTCTAAATCCAGGAAGTCCATGTGGTACCTTGATAGTGGTTGTTCAAGACATATAACAAGAGatataaagaaatttacaaATTTTCGATAGAAGGAACAAGGCTATGTCACATATGGTGACAATGACAAAGGAAAGATCCTCTGAGTAGGAGACATATGAAGTGCAAATGCCTTGATGATTAAAGGTGTACTGTTTGTAGAAGGTTTGAAGCACAATCTTCTCACTATCATTCAATTATGTGATAAAGGTTTCAAGGTACGATTCAAACCCAATTATTGCACTATCCATGAAAAATATTCTTCTGAAGTTGTTTTGAAAGGTATTAGACATGCAAAtacttatttaattgatttggaaaatgtttcaaataaaaatatttcatgtgtagtagtaaaagaagaaaattcatgGTTGTGGCATAAGAGAGTTGctcatattcatatgcaacaattgAATAGACTTACATATAAAGACTTAGTAATTGGCCTAccaaaactcaattttataaaagacaAAGTATGTGTTGCATGTCAAAAGGGTAAACAAGTTAAATCATCTTTTAATtcgaaaaatattattatgcttTAGTTATTGTTGTGACTATTCAAGATATACATGGACATCCTTTATTACTCTAAAAGTGAAACTTTCAACGTATTCAAAAAGTTTGCGAAATaagtttaaaaggaaaaagatttgaaaattaaatatattcgTAGCGATCATGGAGGGGATTTTCAAAATGAATCATTTGAAACTTTTTTGTGAAGAACGTGGAATTTCTCATAACctttctgcacctagaactccacGACAAAATGGGGTTTTAGAAAGGAAGAATAAATCTTTAGAAGAAATTGCAAGAACTTTTTATTAAACGAATCGAAaattccaaaacattttttGGCTGACATTGTGAGTACgacatgttttgttttaaataaaatgttttttcgtcctattttaaaatatactccttatgaattatttaaaagaagaaagccaaatctttctcatttaaggatttttggatgcaaatgttttgttttaaataatggaaaacaaaatttgggaaaatttgatttaaaatccgATGAAGCTATTTTTATTGGTTATTCTCTAACGAGCAAAGCATATAGAGTTTTTAATCggagaaattttgaaattgaagaatctatacatgttgtctttgatgaaattgtggaccttgaggaaaaacctcttgagtcagaCGAATTAGATGtaggtgaagaagaagacttgTAAGAGACAATAATTGGTGAGACAAATAATCCTTAACCTGAAGATTTAGCTAAGACATGGCAACAACCCCGAAAATTATCACTAGAAAATGTTCTTAGAGAAATCTCAAAAGGGGTAAGTACTTGTAGAAGCTTAGCAAATTATTGCATGACTGTGgcttttatttaatagttagAACCTAAGAGCGTGAAGGAAGCTCTAGAAGACGATCAATGATGTGTTGCAATGGAAGAAGAACTCAACCagtttgaaagaaatcaagTCTGGGTTTTAGTTCCAAGAGAAAACACTCATCAAGTGATAGGAACTAAATAGGTGTTCAGAAACAAACTAGATGAAGATGGAAATATCACCAAGAACAAAGCTAGGCTTATTGCAAAAGGGTACTGTCAAGAAGAAGGTATtaattatgatgaaacatatgcttATGTTGTCAGGTTAGAGGCAATATGCCTACTTATTGCCtatgaatttattatgaaatgtaagttatatcaaataaatgttaaaGTGCTTTCCTAAATGGTTATCTTAAAGAAGATTTATTTGTTGAAATACCACCTGGCTTTGAAGATTATAAATATCCAAATCACAtcttcaaattaaagaaaactctTCATGGTTTAAAACCAACACCtagatcttggtatgaaagacttagctATTTTATACTAGAAAATAGATTTAATAGAGGTAAAGTTGACTCCACTTTATTCATAAAAAGAATAGGAAAACATATTCTGCTTACCCAGGTATATgttaatgatattatatttggatcAACTAACAAATCTCTTTGTGAGGATTTTGCTAAGACTATGCAGGGTGAGTTTGAAATCTCAATGATGGGTGAATTAACATTCTTCCTTGGTTTACAAATCAAGAAAACGAAAGAAGGTACTTTTCGttctcaaactaaatattgtAGGGAAATCCTGAAGAAATTTGAAATGGATAAAGCTAAGGAGGTATCAACTCTTAGGGCTACATCATGTTATCTTGACAAGGATGAATCAAGTACACCCGTAAACCAAACTTTGAATAAAGACATGATAGGTTCTTTATTATATCTTTCTACTAGTAGGCCAGATATCATGAAAAAGTGTATGTGTttgtgctaggtaccaagctaGGTCTAGAGAGTCTTACCTTACCAAAGTTAAATGTATCCTTAAGTACCTTAAGGGAACTATGTCTTTTAGGCTGTGGTATCCATGTGGGGCTGAACCTGGTCTTGTAGGGTTTTCAGATGCAGACTTTGGTGGTTGTATGATAGATAGAAAAAACACTATTGGTATATGTCACCTCTTGGGTAGTTCCTTAGTTTCCTGGAATTTTAAGAAACAAGCTTGTGTAACCCTATCAACCACAAAGATTGAGTATATTGTTGCAGGTAATTGTTGTGCTGAAATATTAtggatgaaacaaaaaatagagGATTTTGATATTTATCTTGACCATATACCTCTTAAGTGTGATAACACCAGTGCCATCAATCTTACTAAGAATTCCATTACGCACTTTAGAACCAAACATATAAAGATTAGGCACCACTTTCTTAGAGACTCTATCCAAAATGGGGATTGTGAGATAGAGTATGTTGATACCAAGCACCAATTAGCAGACATTTTCACCAAAGCATTGCCCAAGGATAGATTTTATGAGCTTAAGAAGGGATTTGGGGGTCCTAGAAATTGTCTAAAGGTCTTGTATAttgcatttttcatattttcataaattctagtgcaataatcgattatcccctgatgataatcgattatccttccCTTAGAGTTGTTGTAGGtcgcaataatcaattattgtgaaggcataatcgattatcacttttctGGGCTTCtgtttttgaaacaataattgattatttcgagtaataatcgattattaggcGAACATTACCATTGGAACTTGTTTTCTAGCCGTTGTAACATTTATAAACGACTAATTTTTGATGTTTTGTTGCACTCCTTGCTCATTTGCTATATATAGGGGTCTATAATCGATTGTTTTCACATCATTTGAGTATTCTATGCATTTGTGAAGCATTTTGTGCAATCTTGGTCCTTTCTTGTGCATTTTTGTTCCAACCCCTTTGATCTTCTTTACTCCAACCTTCTACATTGCTAATAGAAGGAAACTTCCTACTAGAAGAAGATCTCACCAACCTACCTTTGTCGATTCAAGATCCCGAGCTAATAATCTGAGCAGTTGAATCTCGGATTAGGAGAAACACTGTGAGTTTACAATGTTTTGGAAGGAAAGGAAGTTGATATCAACAAAGTTTGTTGATCTAAACTAGTTTCATGTCTATAGATTTCAGTTCCCACCTCTTCTATTTCATCAAGGTATTCAGTCTTTACTGGAATTACAAGATAAATATGATCTTGATTTGGTTCAtgtcttttatttcaatttcaaagcAAGAGATGAGATATACTCTACTAGAGTCAAAGGAGTAGATATTATTTTGGATGATATTTGGACCACCTGGTGCAACTTCAACTTGATGAAGATATGGTGATGCTAACCTGGGGGCTCGAAGGCTTTAATAAGATCTTGGCCTTTCATTCATTCCTAAAGAATCCTGAGGTTTAAGTGAATAGGAAGTGGTTGCTGGTGGGTGGCCTCAAGGGAAATGAATGGCTTATCCACTACTTGATTGTGTCACTGTTGTGTCCTCGTGCTTCAAATCATGCTTACTGCTTAGAAGCCGACCTGATGATCATTTATGGGATAGTCAATGAAATTAAGATTCATTGGCCAAGCCTCATCTACGACACCATGATGAAGGCTAAGAGGTATACACATTATCCTCTACCCTATGCTTTGTTGGTTTTTAGGATTTATGAGTATATGGGAGTAGATGTCTCAACTGAGGCATTATAGAGCACTAATCCTGGCAACAAGATTGACAATTCTACTCTCCGTTAGATGGGATTCATGTTGTCAGGCAATACCTACATCCATCGTAATGATGTGGGGAACCCAAAAGATGAAGATGGCGACCAGGAGATGGACAATGCCCAGGATGAAGCGGGACCATCTACACTAGCATCAGCCAATCACTCTTATTCCTTAAAGAGTCTGTCTAGGCAATTATTGATGTGTCTCTTTTTCAAGCCTCTAGGCATGAGGAAGTTTTCTCTCTTATTAGGGGATTAGATAACAGGGTCCATGCTCTAGAGGGGTTAGTTGAACCTCTAAATGCTGATGATAGTGATGAGTAGTAGTCACCCCTCATGCATTTCATTTACATTTTGGCTCTcttatgttatgttatgttttattcttcttaataaaataaatttgtcttaTTTCTTATTGTATCCTATTTATTTTTGGCTTATATTCAGGGGGAGTTCTACAATTTAAGGGGAGAATTTTTTCTATACATAactctttttaataatgatcaaaagggggagaaatatgtttaaaggcttaattatatttatcttttgtttacTAATCCCTCTTCTTTAAGTTATGTATGAGTTACAAATTAGTACAAGtaagaaaaaactttaaatcaaagaatcttttatcatcatcaaaaagggagagattgttaGCATAAAGCTGAAGAGcagaaattttgatgatgtctcaaagttaagtctcaagtgctcttaTTGCAGGATGAACTTCATGAAGACTAGTTTTTATGTTAAAGATTTTGTTATTTAGTGGATTGATGTATAGGGTGTGATTTATAGTTGATTTTGTGTATTGTTTACTTTAGGTTGCGTTAAAATTCGTTTTAAATCAGAAAActtcattttatactcaagataatcgattaccacttatgataatcaattatcaataatcgattatgacgaGCAATTATGAGatttttcaagaaagttttttaccattgtgcattcattaatgcataatcgattaccatatctggataatcgattattacacaTTAAATAGCTGACAACGAATTTTTGGAGGTATTCTTGAGTGAGATCTTTATAAATTAGATTGAAACAGTGTGTGTTTCGAAATTCTAACATACAACATACAAAATAAGTGTATTTCGAAATTCTTATCTACAGTGTGTGGTGATAAGTGTTCTAGGGTTTATGTAACCCTTGTACTGTGGCTTTGAGAGCTTGGTGTGTTGGTATAAAGTGAGAACTTTCACtgggagtgtgattgagtgttgttgttgttgctgagttGAAAGTCTGtcattgataacggtttaaaacaccgttatttgctatgtaattttgatactaaaagcaccctttttcacttagaaacttgcttggactcatatCTTTTCAGTAAAATgagtgaataagagagttgaggttgatttcaatggttttctaataaattccccttgttttgaaagagattgaagcaatactggaagaagaagtgaaaagccaagaagatggggCTAAAAAGGGCTCAAAAAGACACCAAAAGGAGGGAAAACGCGAAGCCCGAGCTATAAAGAACGAAAAACAGAGAGATCACCATCACCGTTGGTCGCTCGGGCGATCGCCCCGACTCTTAGGCGACAGACGCTTGACGCCTGGGCAACAAATTATGACGTGTAGGCCTTACAAAAGCCTCAAATCTCGCCCAGGCGAGCTCCTTACGACACTTGACGATACTTCACCTGACGCGTAGGCCTTACAAAAGCCTCTCTTTTGATTCTATTGAATCGGGCCACACTTTGGGATGcatttgacactatttaaaggaccctagggctctaggttttgcatccctggcagagaagaacataacaatacactcttagccaattcttagtcttccattctcttcttttcttccattattcatagagttcccccatgtctatggggaactaatttctatttgttgttggggaatgatgtaaccttgtaaactctcatgtatttgaattgattcttaatttcatatgctttttcattacttgttagAGTCATTCAtttgttcttattgcttgcttatacaataacatgatCTATGAGTTGAATGAGTGccgacaggttcctttcaattcaggtccttgttgaattactcctaagggttatattgctcagatGTGGGGGTATGactcttagtcgtcttaacctcttgatcttcacatctttttaccaggaatgttaggaattgtatgaacgagtaattagggacatgcttatttaccgagacatcaagcttaagtgttttagtgagggacgttgacATTAATAcaaaaagaagaattcttatatacatgagagggaacttggtgaaatctaaccccaacaacatattcatctcatattaatcaacctccGTTCAACTCTGTGCTCTGTTGCCACtgatcaactttattttgctttattttattatttttgcaatacaaacccACGATCTCTTTTATTCTAAGTCttgattaatcttgttttcacacaactgttcagcgccgagagtcctctgggatacgatacttagtcttaccattttatattactcatgtgactcggtacacttgtcgatttgccccaacaagtttttcGCACCGTTGACGGGGACACAcagtttaagctattctatttgtgtgattctagattaattttgactttattttatttttatttttccatttttcttttttttcattccctaatttctctttttaatttttatttttgtgctaacaatattttctagggttttgtgttttgtttatgcAGGATTGTGTGAGAACCAGAAGCAACAAAAAttctgaacctcttcttgaaggacttGCAACTAGTAGGAGGACAAGAGGAAATAGATTATCTAGAGAACCTTCTCTAGAGAAAATTTCAATGGCTTCCCAAACTGGTGAAGTAAATGCGGAGACCAATGCTAGTATGTGCACCTTGGCAGATTATACCACAATTGTGGGCCCTCAtcattttaacaacattgcaaAGCCAAGGGTCAACGCTACAAATATGGAGATGAAGCCTACCTTGATTCACATTgtaaagagcaa
This genomic stretch from Vigna radiata var. radiata cultivar VC1973A chromosome 7, Vradiata_ver6, whole genome shotgun sequence harbors:
- the LOC106767442 gene encoding uncharacterized protein LOC106767442, coding for MEDPSFFDRMISHLRSTCKYYTGYPKDLGPSKVIHFTSEREFVTLLHEGFPVVVAFTIRGNYTRHLDKVLEEAAVEFYPHVKFMRVECPKYPGFCITRQKKEYPFIEIFHSPTQADKQGRVADPNITKYSVKVLPFNYDLSAYGFREFFKRHGMWSSDSK